The following proteins are encoded in a genomic region of Takifugu rubripes chromosome 21, fTakRub1.2, whole genome shotgun sequence:
- the ccdc180 gene encoding coiled-coil domain-containing protein 180 isoform X2, translating to MPQISGADKEKCSEAPQGLNCSLTQDVAVQLSRPLLAARQHPTAEDNTASRRLCLQSSRLHQSEDVEDVSRLPVAPAADHLSSDTTDRLTEQNSNRHQEALKQFETQLCELRQVYEDRVRSISMEVISSLKQVDLKLNIWRNRMEMMDDVSLQKVHTIWEEVQEQLNQRKMRMKELNVKLSQCETETTEQSCLALSNCCHLLDKINFLPSSSVLRLIHSQATMMNGFILGNRRSVAHLMLLLQEDTLHLESLLRLNWEECVSHWRGTRVQQIIQSFRSVCNSEDHDQLVSDQHLRETDRMLIQHCHDIIASISSLAPPTCSTSSVCDWFNQLTAVNLQMADLYKDFLHQLRSSYKRQWDNRLADLQQCKEALSSLQLSAEQVNAVVSNHLLSLIGQKKSQDEKHLAAVELQCDYTARHTVTLSRSAFAVIRGAALLWEMHNYRLHSTRQDLQQQLEQLREQQQRRIQVNKVCLSDLLTALRQESSEDSLKTTMDQTCSCLQTFTHRCPHSPEYIPGLIYHQGVCVCVCVCVCVCVRACVRACVRACVRACVRVCYSYRKCISEQYQLLDLLPSLHVEEFLSYSNNLRSFFQVNPPIILNQKQLNILLPSWSRATTEEVNAEKIEEPQELIHQNEPCALKTREDWLSEAESSLLELYDTSSQVPVLLSESVTHTCPAFRCPAHDPLQKTRLSFFPMELLEEELSRMRILFLEHLEQHLHDVINCAVTTVTENKEVICLEQQLMLKQMNLEHIQTRIYQPRLAELQHHTHCVDLHCEELRAVVASCQAELQELQSSIRRRNNDFVVMVINMEHALMTKNSSQLLDSFSSTLQERLDTHMKHTQDCQSSCCHMVQLRLEEIGANVTQHLSSFRFFSEGGNFAPQEVKVFQRRLTEEIKMLTVSEENIYREQEEFQLTSFQQVKEVADRLQEKINLLKPEVKLREKVQKMMRTTQLLLKTEVDISNQQYSLISRRLVSLKMMMADSQVCPHQVSSHALAVSNHLRKYCRDMDVSLKSIRGSPKKKQMRNMSSPAALQPVRGAADLLEDPVVGVIRSLNRLCSVQDAVAEREISVTAVQSPVHQPRKTPVQQPGGKEVESFSTLCSFFSRVTSVLSTANDEILLVGQDFYRSERSALGDFLLLPDTLDKWAESHQMGLLGYQEHANMFLSKRREELEHLVCSLDELLRSLPSVMISIHEQQQCTKLKEDVDRVRFKLEETLIWSQKEMEQVVQQLGPSLTNEELRRLNEREELRQQQMQGNICDTHLQIQKCVQVRQETFVSSLESLTEKLLELMFIPDEMEDILVHRSPGGSTVTMDSDTTQTCTVSRSDDPAPIVTIATAATNSYSGTHLLVMEPRDTAIKRFQQLIISELSKSDDSKQQYLSELQKWNMDWSHHINTIIHTD from the exons GTGTATGAAGACCGGGTGAGAAGCATTAGCATGGAGGTGATCTCCTCACTGAAGCAAGTGGACCTCAAATTAAACATTTGGAGGAACAGAATGGAGATGATGGACGATGTCAGCCTGCAG AAGGTTCACACTATatgggaggaggtgcaggagcagTTGAACCAGAGGAAGATGCGGATGAAGGAGCTGAATGTCAAACTGAGCCAATGTGAAACAGAAACAACTGAACAG AGCTGCCTGGCTCTGTCcaactgctgccacctgctggataAAATCAACTTTCTGCCTTCTTCTAGTGTCCTCAGACTGATCCACAGTCAGGCCacg atGATGAATGGGTTCATTCTGGGAAACCGGCGCAGTGTGGCTCATCTGatgcttctcctccaggaggacaCCTTGCACCTGGAGTCTCTCCTCCGTCTGAActgggaggagtgtgtgagccaCTGGAGGGGTACCAGGGTCCAGCAGATTATACAGAGCTTCAG GAGTGTCTGCAACAGTGAAGACCATGATCAGCTGGTCTCAGATCAGCACTTGAGAGAGACTGATAGAATGCTGATACAACACTGCCATGACATCATCGCCTCCATCAG ctctctggccccgcccacctgctccaccagctccgtCTGTGATTGGTTCAACCAGCTGACAGCAGTTAATCTGCAAATGG CAGACCTTTATAAAGACTTCCTCCATCAGCTACGATCATCTTACAAACGTCAGTGGGACAATCGATTAGCTGACCTACAGCAGTGTAAG gaggcgctCTCATCGCTGCAACTGTCAGCAGAGCAGGTAAATGCTGTTGTCTCCAATCATCTTCTCTCTCTGATTGGACAGAAGAAGAGTCAGGATGAGAAGCACCTGGCTGCTGTTGAG ctgcagtgtgATTACACTGCCCGACACACCGTCACTCTGAGCAGGTCTGCCTTTGCTGTAATCAGAGGAGCAGCATTGCTCTGGGAGATGCATAACTATAGGTTACACAGCACACGACAAGACTTGCAGCAACAACTGGAGCAACTCAGAGAGCAACAGCAGCGCCGCATTCAG GTGAACAAGGTGTGTCTCAGTGACCTACTGACTGCACTCCGTCAAGAGAGCAGTGAAGATTCTCTGAAGACCACTATGGACCAAACTTGCTCCTGCCTGCAGACCTTCACCCACAGGTGCCCACACAGCCCAGAATATATCCCTGGACTTATATAtcatcagggtgtgtgtgtgtgtgtgtgtgtgtgtgtgtgtgtgtgcgtgcgtgcgtgcgtgcgtgcgtgcgtgcgtgcgtgcgtgcgtgcgtgcgtgcgtgtgtgttacagCTACAGAAAATGTATCTCTGAACAGTATCAGCTGTTGGATCTCCTACCATCTCTCCATGTGGAAGAGTTCCTCTCCTACAGCAACAATCTCAGATCTTTCTTCCAAGTCAACCCTCCCATCATACTG AATCAGAAACAGCTGAACATACTCCTCCCGTCATGGAGCAGAGCAACCACAGAGG AGGTAAATGCAGAAAAAATTGAGGAACCACAAGAGTTGATCCATCAAAATGAGCCTTGTGCTTTAAAGACACGTGAGGATTGGCTGTCTGAG GCAGAGTCTTCCCTACTGGAGCTCTATGACACCAGCAGTCAAGTCCCAGTCCTATTATCTGAGAGCGTTACTCATACCTGCCCTGCCTTCCGGTGCCCTGCCCATGACCCACTCCAGAAAACACGCCTGAGCTTCTTTCCCATGGAGCTGCTTGAAGAAGAACTCAGCAG GATGAGGATTCTGTTCTTGGAGCATTTGGAACAGCACCTTCATGATGTCATTAATTGTGCTGTCACCACGgtgacagaaaataaagaagtgATATGTTTGGAGCAGCAGCTAATGTTGAAACAGATGAACCTAGAACACATCCAGACCAGAATATACCAACCACGACTGg ctgagctgcagcatcacacacactgtgtggACCTTCACTGTGAGGAGCTCCGTGCTGTGGTGGCCTCATGTCAGGCAGAGCTTCAGGAGCTGCAGTCCTCCATCAGGAGAAGAAACAATGActttgttgtcatggtaatAAATATGGAGCATGCTCTCATGACAAAAAACAGCAGCCAGTT gctgGACAGTTTTAGCTCCACCCTGCAGGAGcgtctggacacacacatgaaacatacTCAGGACTGCCAGAGCAGCTGTTGCCACATGGTCCAGCTGAGACTGGAGGAGATCGGAGCCAACGTTACGCAACACCTCAGCTCCTTTAG GTTTTTTAGTGAAGGAGGAAATTTTGCACCTCAGGAGGTAAAGGTGTTTCAGAGAAGACTTACAGAGGAGATTAAAATGCTGACTGTGTCAGAAGAGAATATctacagagagcaggaggagttCCAGCTCACAAGTTTCCAGCAG GTAAAGGAGGTGGCCGACCGGCTGCAGGAGAAGATCAATCTACTCAAGCCTGAGGTCAAACTCAGGGAAAAGGTCCAGAAAATGATGAGGACAACTCAACTTCTTCTGAAGACCGAG GTAGACATCAGTAACCAGCAATATTCACTAATCAGCAGAAGGCTGGTCAGTTTAAAGATGATGATGGCGGATTCACAG GTGTGCCCCCATCAGGTGTCTTCTCATGCGTTAGCAGTGAGTAACCACTTGAGGAAGTATTGTCGGGACATGGACGTTTCACTG AAAAGCATCAGAGGGTCTCCTAAAAAGAAGCAGATGCGGAACATGTCTTCACCTGCTGCACTGCAACCGGTCAGGGGGGCTGCGGACCTCCTGGAGGACCCGGTTGTGGGTGTCATCAGGTCACTGAACAG ATTGTGTTCAGTCCAAGATGCTGTAGCAGAACGAGAAATATCAGTTACAG CAGTGCAGAGTCCAGTCCATCAACCCAGAAAGACTCCAGTCCAGCAAcctggagggaaagaggtggagTCTTTTAGTACACTATG CTCCTTTTTTTCCAGAGTGACGTCTGTGCTGTCGACAGCAAACGATGAGATCCTGCTGGTTGGTCAG GACTTCTATAGAAGTGAGCGGTCCGCTCTTGGCGACTTCCTCCTGCTCCCAGATACTTTAGACAAGTGGGCTGAAAGCCATCAGATGGGGCTGCTGGGATACCAGGAACACGCCAACATGTTTCTAAGCAAGAGGAGAGAAG AGCTCGAACACCTGGTGTGCAGCCTCGATGAGTTGCTGAGATCTTTACCCTCAGTAATGATTAGTATCCATGAGCAGCAACAGTGCACGAAGCTTAAAGAGGATGTGGACAGAGTCAGATTTAAACTTGAGGAGACCCTTATCTGGAGCCAGAAGGAAATG GAGCAGGTTGTCCAACAGTTGGGGCCATCATTGACAaatgaggagctgaggaggttgaatgagagagaggagctcagacagcagcagatgcaaGGCAACATTtgtgacacacacctgcaaattCAG AAATGTGtccaggtgagacaggagacatTTGTGAGTTCATTGGAGTCTCTgacagagaagctgctggagtTGATGTTCATACCTGACG AAATGGAGGATATCCTAGTGCATCGCTCTCCTGGTGGCAGCACTGTTACCATGGATTCAGACACAACACAAACGTGTACAGTCAGCAG ATCTGATGACCCTGCACCCATTGTCACCATAGCAACTGCAGCAACCAACAGTTATTCAGGAACACACCTGCTTGTGATGGAGCCGAGAGACACAGCTATAAAG aggttTCAGCAGTTGATTATATCAGAATTATCAAAGTCAGATGACAGCAAACAACAATACCTGAGTGAACTGCAGAAGTGGAACATGGACTGGAGTCATCATATCAACACCATAATacacacagactga
- the ccdc180 gene encoding coiled-coil domain-containing protein 180 isoform X3: MYIINCCFGSFRCHKYLVQIKKSAAKLHKVQLSRPLLAARQHPTAEDNTASRRLCLQSSRLHQSEDVEDVSRLPVAPADHLSSDTTDRLTEQNSNRHQEALKQFETQLCELRQVYEDRVRSISMEVISSLKQVDLKLNIWRNRMEMMDDVSLQKVHTIWEEVQEQLNQRKMRMKELNVKLSQCETETTEQSCLALSNCCHLLDKINFLPSSSVLRLIHSQATMMNGFILGNRRSVAHLMLLLQEDTLHLESLLRLNWEECVSHWRGTRVQQIIQSFRSVCNSEDHDQLVSDQHLRETDRMLIQHCHDIIASISSLAPPTCSTSSVCDWFNQLTAVNLQMADLYKDFLHQLRSSYKRQWDNRLADLQQCKEALSSLQLSAEQVNAVVSNHLLSLIGQKKSQDEKHLAAVELQCDYTARHTVTLSRSAFAVIRGAALLWEMHNYRLHSTRQDLQQQLEQLREQQQRRIQVNKVCLSDLLTALRQESSEDSLKTTMDQTCSCLQTFTHRCPHSPEYIPGLIYHQGVCVCVCVCVCVCVRACVRACVRACVRACVRVCYSYRKCISEQYQLLDLLPSLHVEEFLSYSNNLRSFFQVNPPIILNQKQLNILLPSWSRATTEEVNAEKIEEPQELIHQNEPCALKTREDWLSEAESSLLELYDTSSQVPVLLSESVTHTCPAFRCPAHDPLQKTRLSFFPMELLEEELSRMRILFLEHLEQHLHDVINCAVTTVTENKEVICLEQQLMLKQMNLEHIQTRIYQPRLAELQHHTHCVDLHCEELRAVVASCQAELQELQSSIRRRNNDFVVMVINMEHALMTKNSSQLLDSFSSTLQERLDTHMKHTQDCQSSCCHMVQLRLEEIGANVTQHLSSFRFFSEGGNFAPQEVKVFQRRLTEEIKMLTVSEENIYREQEEFQLTSFQQVKEVADRLQEKINLLKPEVKLREKVQKMMRTTQLLLKTEVDISNQQYSLISRRLVSLKMMMADSQVCPHQVSSHALAVSNHLRKYCRDMDVSLKSIRGSPKKKQMRNMSSPAALQPVRGAADLLEDPVVGVIRSLNRLCSVQDAVAEREISVTAVQSPVHQPRKTPVQQPGGKEVESFSTLCSFFSRVTSVLSTANDEILLVGQDFYRSERSALGDFLLLPDTLDKWAESHQMGLLGYQEHANMFLSKRREELEHLVCSLDELLRSLPSVMISIHEQQQCTKLKEDVDRVRFKLEETLIWSQKEMEQVVQQLGPSLTNEELRRLNEREELRQQQMQGNICDTHLQIQKCVQVRQETFVSSLESLTEKLLELMFIPDEMEDILVHRSPGGSTVTMDSDTTQTCTVSRSDDPAPIVTIATAATNSYSGTHLLVMEPRDTAIKRFQQLIISELSKSDDSKQQYLSELQKWNMDWSHHINTIIHTD, encoded by the exons GTGTATGAAGACCGGGTGAGAAGCATTAGCATGGAGGTGATCTCCTCACTGAAGCAAGTGGACCTCAAATTAAACATTTGGAGGAACAGAATGGAGATGATGGACGATGTCAGCCTGCAG AAGGTTCACACTATatgggaggaggtgcaggagcagTTGAACCAGAGGAAGATGCGGATGAAGGAGCTGAATGTCAAACTGAGCCAATGTGAAACAGAAACAACTGAACAG AGCTGCCTGGCTCTGTCcaactgctgccacctgctggataAAATCAACTTTCTGCCTTCTTCTAGTGTCCTCAGACTGATCCACAGTCAGGCCacg atGATGAATGGGTTCATTCTGGGAAACCGGCGCAGTGTGGCTCATCTGatgcttctcctccaggaggacaCCTTGCACCTGGAGTCTCTCCTCCGTCTGAActgggaggagtgtgtgagccaCTGGAGGGGTACCAGGGTCCAGCAGATTATACAGAGCTTCAG GAGTGTCTGCAACAGTGAAGACCATGATCAGCTGGTCTCAGATCAGCACTTGAGAGAGACTGATAGAATGCTGATACAACACTGCCATGACATCATCGCCTCCATCAG ctctctggccccgcccacctgctccaccagctccgtCTGTGATTGGTTCAACCAGCTGACAGCAGTTAATCTGCAAATGG CAGACCTTTATAAAGACTTCCTCCATCAGCTACGATCATCTTACAAACGTCAGTGGGACAATCGATTAGCTGACCTACAGCAGTGTAAG gaggcgctCTCATCGCTGCAACTGTCAGCAGAGCAGGTAAATGCTGTTGTCTCCAATCATCTTCTCTCTCTGATTGGACAGAAGAAGAGTCAGGATGAGAAGCACCTGGCTGCTGTTGAG ctgcagtgtgATTACACTGCCCGACACACCGTCACTCTGAGCAGGTCTGCCTTTGCTGTAATCAGAGGAGCAGCATTGCTCTGGGAGATGCATAACTATAGGTTACACAGCACACGACAAGACTTGCAGCAACAACTGGAGCAACTCAGAGAGCAACAGCAGCGCCGCATTCAG GTGAACAAGGTGTGTCTCAGTGACCTACTGACTGCACTCCGTCAAGAGAGCAGTGAAGATTCTCTGAAGACCACTATGGACCAAACTTGCTCCTGCCTGCAGACCTTCACCCACAGGTGCCCACACAGCCCAGAATATATCCCTGGACTTATATAtcatcagggtgtgtgtgtgtgtgtgtgtgtgtgtgtgtgtgtgtgcgtgcgtgcgtgcgtgcgtgcgtgcgtgcgtgcgtgcgtgcgtgcgtgcgtgcgtgtgtgttacagCTACAGAAAATGTATCTCTGAACAGTATCAGCTGTTGGATCTCCTACCATCTCTCCATGTGGAAGAGTTCCTCTCCTACAGCAACAATCTCAGATCTTTCTTCCAAGTCAACCCTCCCATCATACTG AATCAGAAACAGCTGAACATACTCCTCCCGTCATGGAGCAGAGCAACCACAGAGG AGGTAAATGCAGAAAAAATTGAGGAACCACAAGAGTTGATCCATCAAAATGAGCCTTGTGCTTTAAAGACACGTGAGGATTGGCTGTCTGAG GCAGAGTCTTCCCTACTGGAGCTCTATGACACCAGCAGTCAAGTCCCAGTCCTATTATCTGAGAGCGTTACTCATACCTGCCCTGCCTTCCGGTGCCCTGCCCATGACCCACTCCAGAAAACACGCCTGAGCTTCTTTCCCATGGAGCTGCTTGAAGAAGAACTCAGCAG GATGAGGATTCTGTTCTTGGAGCATTTGGAACAGCACCTTCATGATGTCATTAATTGTGCTGTCACCACGgtgacagaaaataaagaagtgATATGTTTGGAGCAGCAGCTAATGTTGAAACAGATGAACCTAGAACACATCCAGACCAGAATATACCAACCACGACTGg ctgagctgcagcatcacacacactgtgtggACCTTCACTGTGAGGAGCTCCGTGCTGTGGTGGCCTCATGTCAGGCAGAGCTTCAGGAGCTGCAGTCCTCCATCAGGAGAAGAAACAATGActttgttgtcatggtaatAAATATGGAGCATGCTCTCATGACAAAAAACAGCAGCCAGTT gctgGACAGTTTTAGCTCCACCCTGCAGGAGcgtctggacacacacatgaaacatacTCAGGACTGCCAGAGCAGCTGTTGCCACATGGTCCAGCTGAGACTGGAGGAGATCGGAGCCAACGTTACGCAACACCTCAGCTCCTTTAG GTTTTTTAGTGAAGGAGGAAATTTTGCACCTCAGGAGGTAAAGGTGTTTCAGAGAAGACTTACAGAGGAGATTAAAATGCTGACTGTGTCAGAAGAGAATATctacagagagcaggaggagttCCAGCTCACAAGTTTCCAGCAG GTAAAGGAGGTGGCCGACCGGCTGCAGGAGAAGATCAATCTACTCAAGCCTGAGGTCAAACTCAGGGAAAAGGTCCAGAAAATGATGAGGACAACTCAACTTCTTCTGAAGACCGAG GTAGACATCAGTAACCAGCAATATTCACTAATCAGCAGAAGGCTGGTCAGTTTAAAGATGATGATGGCGGATTCACAG GTGTGCCCCCATCAGGTGTCTTCTCATGCGTTAGCAGTGAGTAACCACTTGAGGAAGTATTGTCGGGACATGGACGTTTCACTG AAAAGCATCAGAGGGTCTCCTAAAAAGAAGCAGATGCGGAACATGTCTTCACCTGCTGCACTGCAACCGGTCAGGGGGGCTGCGGACCTCCTGGAGGACCCGGTTGTGGGTGTCATCAGGTCACTGAACAG ATTGTGTTCAGTCCAAGATGCTGTAGCAGAACGAGAAATATCAGTTACAG CAGTGCAGAGTCCAGTCCATCAACCCAGAAAGACTCCAGTCCAGCAAcctggagggaaagaggtggagTCTTTTAGTACACTATG CTCCTTTTTTTCCAGAGTGACGTCTGTGCTGTCGACAGCAAACGATGAGATCCTGCTGGTTGGTCAG GACTTCTATAGAAGTGAGCGGTCCGCTCTTGGCGACTTCCTCCTGCTCCCAGATACTTTAGACAAGTGGGCTGAAAGCCATCAGATGGGGCTGCTGGGATACCAGGAACACGCCAACATGTTTCTAAGCAAGAGGAGAGAAG AGCTCGAACACCTGGTGTGCAGCCTCGATGAGTTGCTGAGATCTTTACCCTCAGTAATGATTAGTATCCATGAGCAGCAACAGTGCACGAAGCTTAAAGAGGATGTGGACAGAGTCAGATTTAAACTTGAGGAGACCCTTATCTGGAGCCAGAAGGAAATG GAGCAGGTTGTCCAACAGTTGGGGCCATCATTGACAaatgaggagctgaggaggttgaatgagagagaggagctcagacagcagcagatgcaaGGCAACATTtgtgacacacacctgcaaattCAG AAATGTGtccaggtgagacaggagacatTTGTGAGTTCATTGGAGTCTCTgacagagaagctgctggagtTGATGTTCATACCTGACG AAATGGAGGATATCCTAGTGCATCGCTCTCCTGGTGGCAGCACTGTTACCATGGATTCAGACACAACACAAACGTGTACAGTCAGCAG ATCTGATGACCCTGCACCCATTGTCACCATAGCAACTGCAGCAACCAACAGTTATTCAGGAACACACCTGCTTGTGATGGAGCCGAGAGACACAGCTATAAAG aggttTCAGCAGTTGATTATATCAGAATTATCAAAGTCAGATGACAGCAAACAACAATACCTGAGTGAACTGCAGAAGTGGAACATGGACTGGAGTCATCATATCAACACCATAATacacacagactga